One Erpetoichthys calabaricus chromosome 9, fErpCal1.3, whole genome shotgun sequence genomic region harbors:
- the ajm1 gene encoding LOW QUALITY PROTEIN: apical junction component 1 homolog (The sequence of the model RefSeq protein was modified relative to this genomic sequence to represent the inferred CDS: deleted 1 base in 1 codon), whose product MTRTDPPDILVSTVYRDITVHPTSTHAKPCSPSRPCDSRNASTLEDNQETFNKRHCRSFDFLESLDDLRASGTSMEYPYWRADRQTLNPEVAWNALSQQGHLRFSSPDLFNSKVPLPPAPVDAHHAAGEEKKRTRSRSAPRVKTAFTPVAIEVSPPPVRRGREAQRGTREAHRRAEASPHREALYAASRAMMNEVHPIKLQPQRGELSRYSPLFVPDCLLQSHPEKPATSPHVRCRVDIKPDEAVLHHAGKNSRSSSVRAEVPWQRYSSGGSRGLTVPPGFQAPSSRTPTPTDSYSGDYKQLYPLNSEGFPPADVFLQQVPSSRDERDYAGREQRAYSSSSVPTSFFYTEDTGRHTTPAITVGSIYSEDHPTYAKVDQSARWVHTLPPRSYYTDEPTRYPVQSSCAKPYSAGDPFIVQTPPSRLYYGDPLQSYPVQSVPSRIFYTNEHIATPPEHHVPSRAYYTEHRAAYHRPRIPQLHFNDWYAPDLAPGYATHHPTSQLRIHRPRPDASLPAWYTSSGTDHHRLGTDTRYYSKSWDNILNPTVQREQPVHRGRSYENLLSHGTRALSPDERRQPVVVNLSSSPRRYAALSLSENSLLEKVCTDGSRNGGSRLWFVTPEITITDNDLHPNGSGKSHLHSAHWDRPNKGPAQNAPHQDAPSAVPNSAKDSQPVRSSSLQQSLEQLDELLADLVIDYKPPASRRPSEDLLGQLKKLIDEEEVDPSRQREAKAEQEPAPLKVQPAPAKLCPPESSCDGPLKTPEECSPDQSTDEDDTMMCSNSKCRRTETLFNACLYFKSCHSCYTYYCSRNCRREDWDTHKESCVYGRIGSVCRHMLKFCRENAEVHKAFSRIAKVGFLSRGRGVLFLGFPSPGSSDNFLQFGLESLLMSPTYLSLRELDSYKDNLGNYGKELQDAGKEYDPNECFLLNVSIAIGEKVPDGPSPRVQAPTVRKYAKVALASSSPEKKIFKKESEMETLILTPPPGMADIDQDGEEGRKAREICFINIQRELRTRGVFLRHEYPAVYQQLCDFVESNKRFTPTTIYPLDKRTGKQFMCMIMAASEPRTLDWVAAPNLLDDII is encoded by the exons ATGACACGAACCGACCCGCCTGACATCCTCGTATCGACTGTGTATCGAGACATTACAGTGCACCCAACCTCGACCCACGCCAAGCCCTGCTCCCCATCCAGACCATGTGATAGCCGCAACGCCAGCACGCTGGAGGACAATCAGGAAACGTTCAACAAACGGCACTGTCGCAGCTTTGACTTCCTCGAGTCACTGGACGACCTGCGAGCCTCGGGCACCTCCATGGAGTATCCATACTGGAGGGCCGACCGACAGACGCTCAACCCGGAGGTGGCCTGGAATGCCCTGAGCCAGCAGGGCCACCTGCGCTTCTCCTCCCCAGATCTGTTCAACTCCAAGGTTCCCCTGCCACCGGCACCCGTCGACGCGCATCATGCTGCcggggaggagaagaagaggactCGTTCAAGGAGCGCCCCCCGGGTCAAGACGGCCTTCACCCCCGTGGCCATCGAGGTCTCCCCACCACCAGTCAGAAGAGGTAGAGAGGCCCAGCGTGGCACCCGGGAGGCCCACCGGAGAGCGGAGGCGTCCCCACACCGGGAGGCGTTGTACGCGGCAAGCCGGGCTATGATGAACGAAGTGCACCCCATCAAGCTCCAGCCGCAGCGGGGTGAGTTGAGTCGCTATTCGCCGCTCTTTGTGCCCGACTGCCTCCTCCAGAGCCACCCTGAGAAGCCCGCCACGAGCCCTCACGTCCGGTGCCGTGTAGACATCAAGCCGGACGAGGCTGTCCTGCACCACGCCGGAAAGAACAGCAGGTCCAGCAGTGTGAGAGCTGAAGTGCCATGGCAGCGGTATTCGAGTGGAGGCAGCAGGGGTCTGACAGTGCCCCCTGGTTTTCAGGCACCCAGCTCCAGGACGCCCACACCCACTGACTCCTACAGTGGAGACTACAAGCAGCTATACCCGCTCAACAGTGAAGGCTTCCCTCCAGCGGATGTCTTCCTGCAGCAGGTGCCCTCGTCTCGAGATGAAAGGGACTATGCAGGCAGAGAGCAGCGGGCATACTCCAGCTCCAGTGTGCCAACCAGCTTTTTCTACACAGAGGACACTGGGAGGCACACGACGCCAGCCATCACTGTTGGCTCCATATATAGCGAAGATCACCCAACCTATGCCAAGGTGGATCAGAGTGCACGCTGGGTGCACACCCTGCCACCACGCTCGTATTACACCGATGAGCCAACTCGCTATCCTGTCCAGAGCTCTTGCGCCAAGCCATATTCGGCCGGCGATCCATTCATCGTTCAGACACCACCCTCCAGGTTGTACTACGGAGATCCGCTCCAAAGCTACCCGGTGCAGTCTGTCCCTTCCAGAATTTTCTACACCAATGAGCACATTGCGACTCCGCCGGAGCACCATGTACCCTCCAGGGCTTATTACACAGAACATCGGGCAGCATATCACCGGCCCCGAATCCCGCAACTTCATTTCAACGACTGGTATGCCCCTGACTTGGCCCCAGGCTATGCCACCCACCACCCTACCTCTCAGTTACGTATCCATAGACCCCGTCCAGATGCATCGCTGCCTGCTTGGTACACCTCCAGTGGCACCGACCACCACAGGCTGGGCACCGACACCCGATACTACTCGAAATCGTGGGACAACATCCTGAATCCAACTGTCCAAAGGGAGCAGCCGGTACATCGGGGCCGCAGCTATGAGAACTTGCTGTCCCATGGCACCCGCGCCCTCTCTCCTGATGAGCGGCGCCAGCCAGTGGTAGTCAACCTGTCTAGTTCACCCCGCCGCTACGCTGCCCTCTCTCTGTCGGAGAACTCGCTACTGGAGAAGGTCTGTACTGACGGATCGAGGAACGGTGGCAGCCGTCTGTGGTTTGTCACTCCCGAGATCACCATTACCGACAACGACCTCCACCCCAATGGCTCCGGGAAAAGTCATCTGCACTCCGCCCACTGGGATCGGCCCAACAAGGGTCCCGCCCAAAACGCCCCTCATCAAGATGCGCCATCTGCAGTTCCCAATTCTGCCAAAGACAGCCAGCCTGTCCGGAGCTCCTCGCTTCAGCAGAGCCTGGAACAGCTGGACGAGCTGCTGGCTGACTTGGTCATCGATTACAAGCCACCCGCCAGCCGGCGTCCCAGCGAAGACCTTCTGGGCCAGTTGAAGAAGCTGATTGATGAAGAGGAGGTGGACCCTTCACGTCAGCGAGAAGCCAAAGCCGAACAAGAGCCTGCACCCTTGAAAGTGCAGCCTGCGCCAGCCAAGCTGTGCCCACCAGAGAGCAGCTGCGATGGCCCACTCAAAACCCCAGAGGAGTGCTCGCCTGACCAGAGCACCGATGAGGATGACACCATGATGTGCTCCAACAGCAAATGCCGCCGAACCGAGACCCTCTTCAATGCCTGCCTCTACTTCAAGTCGTGCCACAGCTGCTACACCTACTACTGCTCGCGGAACTGCCGGCGCGAGGACTGGGACACCCACAAGGAGAGCTGCGTGTACGGGCGCATCGGGAGCGTCTGCCGCCACATGCTGAAGTTCTGCCGTGAGAACGCCGAGGTCCACAAGGCCTTCTCGCGCATCGCCAAAGTGGGCTTCCTTTCCCGCGGCCGG GGCGTCCTCTTCTTGGGCTTCCCCAGTCCGGGCTCGTCAGACAACTTCCTTCAGTTCGGCCTGGAGAGCCTCCTGATGTCGCCGACTTACCTCTCGCTACGGGAGCTCGACAGCTACAAGGACAACCTCGGCAACTATGGCAAGGAGCTCCAGGACGCCGGCAAAGAGTACGACCCCAACGAATGTTTCCTCCTGAATGTATCCATTGCTATCGGGGAAAAAGTGCCTGACGGGCCGTCACCTCGAGTCCAGGCTCCCACCGTTAGGAAGTATGCCAAGGTGGCGCTGGCCTCCTCCAGCCCAGAGAAGAAGATCTTCAAAAAGGAGAGCGAGATGGAGACCCTCATCCTCACCCCACCCCCCGGCATGGCTGATATCGATCAAGACGGGGAGGAAGGCCGCAAGGCCAGGGAGATCTGCTTCATCAACATCCAGCGCGAGCTGCGCACCCGGGGGGTGTTCCTGCGCCACGAGTACCCCGCCGTCTATCAGCAGCTCTGCGACTTTGTGGAGAGCAATAAGAGATTCACGCCCACCACCATTTACCCCCTTGACAAGAGGACTGGCAAGCAGTTCATGTGCATGATCATGGCAGCCTCGGAGCCGCGGACGCTGGACTGGGTGGCTGCACCGAATCTTCTGGACGACATTATATAG